A single Diceros bicornis minor isolate mBicDic1 chromosome 7, mDicBic1.mat.cur, whole genome shotgun sequence DNA region contains:
- the CLDN25 gene encoding putative claudin-25, giving the protein MAWSFCGKVQLGGLILSLLGWVCSCATTVLPQWKTLNLELNEMETWIMGLWEVCVNQEAIATVCKAFESFLSLPQELQVSRILMVASHGLGLLGLLLSVFGSECFQFHRIGWVFKRRLCLLGGTLEASASATTLFPVSWVAYATIQDFWDDSVPEIVPRWEFGDALYLGWAAGIFLALGGLLLMSSACLRKEDVLSPRMPGPTAPSSCAPAEESDGSFYLTPRPRNLFI; this is encoded by the coding sequence ATGGCTTGGAGTTTCTGTGGAAAAGTCCAGCTGGGGGGACTGAtcctctctctccttggctgggTCTGCTCGTGTGCCACCACCGTCCTGCCCCAGTGGAAGACTCTCAATCTGGAACTGAACGAAATGGAGACCTGGATCATGGGACTTTGGGAGGTCTGTGTGAATCAGGAGGCAATTGCCACCGTGTGCAAGGCCTTTGAGTCCTTCTTGTCTCTGCCCCAGGAGCTCCAGGTATCCCGCATCCTCATGGTAGCCTCGCATGGGCTGGGACTACTGGGGCTTCTGCTCTCTGTCTTTGGGTCCGAATGCTTCCAGTTTCACAGGATTGGATGGGTATTTAAGAGGCGGCTTTGCCTCCTGGGAGGAACTTTGGAGGCATCAGCCTCAGCCACTACCCTCTTTCCAGTCTCCTGGGTGGCCTATGCCACAATCCAAGACTTCTGGGATGACAGTGTCCCTGAGATTGTGCCTCGGTGGGAGTTTGGAGATGCTCTCTACTTGGGCTGGGCTGCTGGCATTTTCCTGGCCCTTGGTGGGTTACTCCTTATGTCCTCGGCTTGCCTGCGAAAAGAAGATGTGCTGTCTCCCCGGATGCCTGGTCCCACAGCCCCATCATCCTGTGCTCCAGCAGAGGAGTCTGATGGCTCCTTCTATCTAACACCAAGACCGAGGAACCTGTTCATCTAG